tgtgcctcagcagagatTCCAGAagaatctgctccatgaccttgccgggcacagaggtgagactgaccggcctgtagttccctgggtcttcctttttttccctttttgaaaatgggggttatgttccccttttccagccagcGAGAGCTTCGCCAGATTGCCACAACTCTTCAAACATAACGGAAAGCGGCTCGGCGACttcttcatccgccagttccctcaggacccgtggatggatttcatcaggtcccatggacttatgtaccttcaggttcctcaggtggtcccAAACCTGATCatctacagtgggcggttcttcattctcacaggcCCTGCCTTTGCGttctgcaacttgggcggtgtAGTTAGAAGCCTTGGCGTTGAAGaccgaggtgaaaaagtcattcagcacctcagccttctccagatcctgggtgaccaggtctcctgtttccttccggagagggcccacgtTTTCTCTAGTCTTGTCTTTACCCCTGATGTACTTacagaagttttcctttttatccttGGTGCCCCTAGCcggatttaattctatctgggctttagcttgcctaatctggttcctggccacttggacagtttctctgtattccacccagtcaacccgtccttgcttccaccctctgtaggcctcctttttgcttttgagcttgtccaggagctccttattcatccatgcaggcctcctggtatTTTTacctgacttctttcttgggatgcactgctcctgggcttggaggaggtgatctttgaatactaaccagctctcttgggcccctctcccctccagtgctttttcccatgttaccctgccaagcaggtccctcaggaggccaaagtctgctctcctgaagtccagggtagtgagcttgctgcgtgctctcctgaagtccagggcagtgagcttgctgcgtgctctcctcgctgccTGAAGGATCTCGAATtccaccatttcatgatcactgcagctgaagctgcccttgagcttgacacttgccaccagcccctccttgttggtaaggagaAGCTCCAGcgtagttcctctccttgttggctcctctaccgtTTGAAGAAGAACGTTGTCATCGACAcgttccaagaacttcctggatttcttgtgccctgctgtgttgtccttccaacagatatcggggtggttgaagtcccccatgaggaccagggtctgggAACGCGATgccgctcctatctgtctatggagggcctcatgcGCTCTGTTGTACTGGTCAGGTGGCCTCTAGCAGATCCCTACTGCaatgtcccctgcccctctgTTCCCccttaatcttgacccataagctctctgttgggtcttcatccatgcccaggtggagctccatgcattcCAGGTGTTCATTGACgtagagggtgacaccccctcctcctctctgtccctcctgaagagtctgtgtccctccattccaacactccaatcGTAAGAGccgtcccaccacatctctgggacGCCAGTAAGATGGCCCTGGAGGCGTGCGCACATCTCCAACTCTTCTTGCTTGTTCCCCACGCTGCGAGCGTTTGTGTAATGGCACCTCGGCTGGGCGCCCCATGAAGCTGACGCTGGCTGGAGCggctgcatttccttcctgctgctcttctcgtggtcttcctctggggtgttttatctgtgacccCCCCGGTTCCCGTTGCCTCAGGAGCCACTGCCTCGTCCCCATGAGACTCtgagtgtgctgcagcgtacccagcgcatctcggagcaacaggctgagggccttCGCTAGTGACCcatccctcagaccttggagcatcatccctcggcttgtcacgagcaagccgGGTAATAGCCCCCTAGTTTAAAGCTCGGTCAAAGAGCCCCCCTGGCTCGTGAGCAAACACCTTCTTCCCCCTTTCGGAAAGGGGTCCCTCGCAGCCTCCTCCCCCTTTCTCCCCAGGTGTTTGTGAATTTTGCCAAGAAGCAGAGCGACAACCTGGAGCAGCAGGAGACCAGCCCCAGCTGCGCCCTGCAGTCGCCCCTGGAGCGCGTGCTGAGCCTGCTgcgcccccgcaccgcccccaCGGAGCTGCGAGCCCTCgtggtggaggagcaggaggacctGGAGACCGATGacgaaggcctcatcagctttgAGGAGGAGAGGGTGAGAGGTTGTCCCCGGATCTGTGGCGTCCCtggtcccagctgtgtccctgcccggggcgcTGGGGCTGGGTGCCACGGCACCGGGTCTCATCCAATGGAGGGGACGCGGGagggctctctgggaggggggcCGCTTTCCCCCCCTGGCCAGACCCcggccccagcagcgctgggtgTGCTGGGCAGAGCGGACAGCCCCTGCCCGGCCCAGCCCCTCAGCCCTGCCCGTCTCTGCCCGCAGGCTCAGCTCTCCTTCAACACGGACACGCTGTGCTGAGACCCCGGGGGCAGCCACCGTCCCCGGCTGTGAAGCCACCGAACCCTCTTGGCCTCTCCCCTCCCTTGGCCCCGTCGAGCGGAGCTGCCGCGGCTGGAGGCGCGTGCCAGGGAGGACAGGGCAGGGGCAGCGCTGGCCTGGACAGACCCCGCGAGCCACTGCCTGCCGGATGGCCTTCAGCTCCGGGACAGTCTCACTGCCTGGTACCAGGGGCCACCATCCTGGGCCGGCTTGTCCAGCCAGCACGTGCCAACGGACAGAGACTGCAAAGAGAAGGACACGGCTTGGTGCCAGCGCCACTGCCCCCGCACACTCCGTGGTGGGGACGAGGCCTGTGAGTGGTGCCTTTGGTTGGACACCCATGTTGCACCCAGCCGGGGAACCCTTGGCCGTGGGGACCCCCCCGTCCCTGGGCACCGGCACCCCCCAGGCCCGGCCCTGGCAGGGACAGAGGAAGGACGGCTGCTTTCGCCTTGTTCCCATACCCCTGGCTTGGCGCTTGTCCCTGGCACGGTGGAGGGCTCGGGGGCCAGCGCCGTGGGGGCAGGAGCTCTGGTGCTTCACCCGCGATTGATTTCCGTCACTGACGGGATGTCACCGGCCACCTCCGGCCTGCCTGAGACGGGGCCCACTGCTGCatcctgcctgccccactgctgccagccgaggggtccggcctccccagccctgccacgccGGGCACTCTCCACCatccccggggccgggcagcggtGCCCCTGCAGAGGGGCAcgtggtggggcagaggggtaTTTCACAGGGTATTTCACATGCTGGCACCAGCTgtttctcccctctgcccccaacCATGTCCCTCCTCCCAGAGCCCCTcaccctgcctcctgcctgccctcgcCGCCCGCTTCCCCCACGGCTGGGCAACGCTGCGGCTGTACCACCTTTCTGCTGTGTCCCCCTGCTTTTCCCCCTTGCCCTGACACCCCGTTGCTCTGCATCTGGCCCCGCACAGGAGCCACCTGCACTGGTTTCTTATTGTTGGTCACTGGTGCTACTGGGAGAGGCCCAGGATGGATTTTGAAGCTGGGAGTGTGGTGGCTTTGAGGTACGAGGACAAGGCAGCCCAGCTGGGCGCTGGCACAACCTGTCAGTGGGGCCCggggtggtgggaagggcagGATGGACCGCGGCGGTGGGCCTGGCAGCGTCACCAGGGCCAGCAATGTCACCAGGGCTGGCAGCGGGCACCCCCTCAGCCAGCAGCGCCCCTCCTTTCTGCAGAGGGTCCTGCCACCTTGTCACCCATGGGGGCTGTGCCCGGCAcccgcagcccagcagcaccccccccagcccgcaGCTGTGCCCAGAGGAGGGTGACAGCGTGGCATGTGATGCTGTCCCCCCTCAGCCACCCCGTGGGTGTCCCAGGCTTTGGCAGGCCCCTGAGGTGGACGTGCACAGCCCCCCTGTCCTTCCCAGGAgcgcccagggctgggctgctccCGTTGCGTCCCCGCTGCCCTTTCTGCCGCCCTGGCACAGGCTCGGCTGGAGGCCTCGGGCCGGCTCCTGCCCGCTGGCAAGTGGGCAGCCCCAGGCACCCCGGCTCGCTGCCACGGGGCAGCACGGTGCAGAAGGAGGCGGGTTTGGGCCAGCCCTGGCCCCATTCGAGGGCACAGGAGCAGGGAGAGTCCCAGGTGGCAGCTGACCCTCCACCGTCCCCGTGCCCCCTGGTCTCACCGGTCTGGTATGCCACCTGCTATAGATTGTGATACAATATACGGTATTTTCAATAGGGGAAAAATTGGGGGGAGATAAGCtctattttcagatttttcagaccATATTTTTTTTAACGGCATACTGGAAACTGGGTGGTCCTGGGGTGGAGGGCATGGGTGGGCAGCCACCACCCGGGCTGGCCCCCTGCTCCCTTGCTGGGCACGCTCTGCCTtcccaggtgggtgctgggggacgaGCCAGCTCAGGGTTAGCCGTTTGCCACCAGGGAGGGGACAGTGTCACCTTTGGGTTCTCAGTTGTGACCCTGGTGGTGGCACCCTTGGTGCACCCCAGTGTGGGCACGGTGCAATGCTCTGTGCTCCGGCCAGGGCTTCGTCCTCATCCCGCGTCCAtcccgctgccctgggctccggGGAGGGCACCCGCACCCCGGGCACAGAGCCCCCAGCCTCCCATCCGCAGAGCTGTCCCTACCCGCTGCCGTGCCCCCATCCCCGTGCCCAGTGGCTTTCGATGGTCAATGGAGATGCGTGTCCCCAGCGCGGTGTGCCCGCACAGCCTGGGTGGCCGCGGTGGCCTCCCTGCCCCGGGCTCGGGGCTGCCCAGGCACAGACTCCACTGGGGGCATGGAGTGCCCGAGGGTGGCAGCGAGGTGGGAGCGGGAGGGCGTCatcccggggcgggggtgggggtggccgCTGCCTTAACACTATTCGCTTCGTTGAGTTGGGCCCCGCTTCTCGCCTCACCTCCCTCTGCACGTCCTTGGCCACCAGCCACGGGCACAGCGCCGATGCCACACACAGCCTCGGGCACAGGGCACCCCGAGGGGTGGGGACGCCTTGGAGGAGCCTGTACATTGctagcaaaagaaacaaaaaaaagatgaaatgtgaaaataatgatcgttttaaataaaaaataactggAGCCAGCGAGGCTGCGTGCTGGCTGGCGGGCAGGAGCGCCAGGACTGGGCGCTCTGGGGGGGACTGGGCTGGGCAAgggctgggtggggtgggggggggtgtttcacagtgccccggggtgggggcgcATGGGCAAAGGGAGCTGGACACAACACAGGGCGGTACCCAGCGCTTGGCATCTTCCAGGGTGGGTGGTGGGACCGGCTGGGGGGGGCGTGAGGCCCCgcagggcgcaggcaggagctggcGCTGCTGCGGGCCGCCCTTGCTGGACGCGGGCTGGCGGCAGCAGCGGTGGCCGGGGCCCCACGGCAGGGCGTCCCCAGCCGCGCCGTGGGGCCAGGCGTGGGTGGGAGCGGGTGCACCCCGGGGAGGAATGTGGGCTGGGAGGGGCCGCGGCTCCCGGCACCAGCACCCGCGCCACAGCCACCGCTCCGCCAGCAGCCGCCACCCAGCATGGCCGAGAAACCCCAAATCCAGCTCTTCGTCAAGGTGAGGGGGGGTgatgggggccgggggggaaccTCTGGCTGCCGCCCCGCCATTGCTGGGCTGGGGTAACCCCTGCCCGCCACAGTGCCCAGCTGCGGGGCCCTGGGCAGGCGGAGGGCAGGCGGAGGGCAGCTCGGGGCTCTTCTGCAGGGCACAGCGCGCTGCTGCCTGCCCCGTGGCGtggaggggctgtgggtgctcaCCCTGGGGTGCCCACCCCCTTCATGCCAGGACCCCCTGCCTAGCAGCCTGGCCGTGGCAGCATCGGCCGGGCCCGTCCCAGGCGCTGCCCGGCCAGGGCAGTTTGTCCGGCTgcacagggcaggacagggccCGCCTGGGATCACGCCTGGGGGGGGGTGACAGAGCCATCAGCATTGCTACCACGTTCCACCGGCACAGTCCTTGCCACGCTGGGCTGTCCCCTGCCACAGCCACCCCCGGTGCCCAGTGCCACGCTGCCCCCGGTGCCACTGCCATTGCTGCCCCTAAGCCCCAGCCCCCCTcggtgctgcagggctggggcagcctggggCTCCGCAGTCCCCTGGGGGTTGCCGGGGCCAGCACCCACCGTGCCACGCAGGCTGCTGGGGTGGAGCACGGAGGCCCCAGGAGCAGGCGGGGGCCGGCACCCTGCCCGGCACAGCAGGTGCCGTGGATCACCAGCGCTGTTCGCCAGCCCAGGCTTGGCCAGGGAGGGGTGACATATGCCCTGCCACCCTTGCCCTGCACCcactgggtgggggggggcctggcCAGCGCTGCCCCCTCTGTGGCCATGGTGGGGCGAAGGGGCAGCTGAGCTCTCCCTCTCTGCCCGCAGGCAAGCGAGGATGGGGAGAGCGTGGGCCACTGCCCCTTCTGCCAGCGGCTCTTCATGGTGCTGCTGCTCAAAGGGGTGCCCTTCACCCTCACCACCGTGGATGTGAAGAGGTGAGTGGTCGTCGTCCCGCCACCCAAGGGGCTACCAGCCCTGGGGCCAGGGCAacaggccggggcgggggggggacagccTTGCCCTGGCACACTGAtgggggggggttgaggggggtgGGTCCCCAAAGCCTTGGGAAGGGGCCGTGAAGGGTGGGCGCTGTGGGATGCACAGAGCCTGTTGTACCGCCCCAGCTGCCCGCCGCTGCCTGAGGGAGGTTGGCGGGCATTTTCCAGGGCAAAGCTGCCATGGGCACACActgaggcaggagcagcctgggaggcggtgggggggtggtgggggggtacCCCCTCGTACACACAGACGGTgccgggcagagccctgggcactGCCGGCCATCAGTGTCTGTCCCCGTCTCCTGCAGGGCGCTGGACGTGCTGAAGGGCTTCGCGCCAGGTGCCCAGCTGCCTGTTCTGCTCTACAATGACGAGCCCAAGACCGACACCGTCACCATCGAGGACTTCCTGGAGGACAAGCTGGGCCCCCCCATGTCAGTGGCTGGCACTGCCCCAAGAGGGGGCAAGGGGCCAAAGAGGGGCAGGACaggccggggggtgggggtgggcaggcaGCACATGAGCCCGCCGGCGCTTGCCCCCTTCCTCAGCCGTGCCTGTGTCCCTTCAGGTTCCCCAGCCTGGTCCCGCGGTACAGGGAGTCGAGCCTGGCCGGGAACGACATCTTCCACAAGTTCTCCACTTTCATCAAGAACCCGGTGCCTGCCCAGGATGAGGgtgaggagctgggggctggggagggagggggaggcacCCCATGCAACCCCTCGGGTGTCACCACCCCGAAGCCAGGCCCAGGTCACCCTGAGCCCTTCCGGCCCTCCCCTGCTCCAGGCCACAGCCGGGGCTCTGCAAGCACTGAGGCTCCTCGCGCAGTCCAGCGTGGCAGCGCCAGGGCTCCCTTGGGAGGGCCCCGGGGCAGGTGCCAGCCTGGGCAGGGCGGGGGGAGCGTGGGCAGGCGCTGCCTGGGCACGGGGACAGGCTGGCAGGAGGCCACGGCGGAGCTGCAGGGCCCCGTGCCCGCCGTGGGGCCGTGCCCTGACCCAGGGGCGCTGCCCCGCTCCCGCAGCGCTGCAGCGGAGCCTGCTGCGGGCCCTGCTGAAGCTGGACGAGTACCTGAGCACCCCGCTGGAGTACGAGCTGGCCCATGACCCCCATCTTCGGGCTTCCCGGCGCCGCTTCCTCGACGGGGACCAGCTCACGTTAGCCGACTGCAACCTGCTGCCCAAGCTCAACATCGTTCAGGTGAGCGGGGGCATCCCAGTGCCTGCCCTTCCCCTTGCCCTCGCTTCTCAATGCCGCCGGCCCCATGCTCTCACCTCCCCCTGGGTGACTGCAGCAACGCCCCCCCTGGTCCTTTGCCAACCCCCCTGTCACCtcggtgtccccctccccatgtcccctgcccaGCTTGGTGCCTTCCCACAGATCTCACTCCCCTCGGTGTCCGCTGCCGGGCGCCAGCCCTCATCTCATGCAGCGCCAGGGATGTCCCCTGCCCCCTGCCACCCTTCATAGCTGGCTCCTGCCCATGAATGCCACCACCCGGCCGCAGGGCCCTTCTTGGCACACCACGGGCACACA
The genomic region above belongs to Rissa tridactyla isolate bRisTri1 chromosome 14, bRisTri1.patW.cur.20221130, whole genome shotgun sequence and contains:
- the CLIC3 gene encoding chloride intracellular channel protein 3, encoding MAEKPQIQLFVKASEDGESVGHCPFCQRLFMVLLLKGVPFTLTTVDVKRALDVLKGFAPGAQLPVLLYNDEPKTDTVTIEDFLEDKLGPPMFPSLVPRYRESSLAGNDIFHKFSTFIKNPVPAQDEALQRSLLRALLKLDEYLSTPLEYELAHDPHLRASRRRFLDGDQLTLADCNLLPKLNIVQVVCQHYRRFGIPKDLRGVWRYLNSANETKEFKYTCPNSEEIIHAYRSVVRSPQ